Proteins encoded in a region of the Brevefilum fermentans genome:
- a CDS encoding QueT transporter family protein, translating into MKEVVTMWKNTRMIILVALSAAIYAAFLIVFKGGIPIVPGVTEVRPANVFPPVFGLLFGPAGAWGAAIGNLIGDLFGGTLGMGSIFGFFGNFFLGFIPYKMWGATFGLVPKNDMKQNTNSFKKVLAFELVSLVAAAACGVIIAWYLDLTGIVPFAFLAITITVNNFAASVVLGPILLLLLYPRVKRWGLVWTDIMAKEDVAKGFAKTIGSILMIVGAIGGLIVGVLVAIGVAGQQLYGFTGAQGQVAVWLSVLPFLLMIIVASVMLSGQEQFVEELED; encoded by the coding sequence ATGAAAGAAGTTGTAACCATGTGGAAGAACACCCGGATGATCATCCTGGTGGCGCTTTCCGCTGCAATTTACGCAGCATTTCTAATTGTTTTCAAGGGCGGCATCCCGATTGTACCCGGAGTCACCGAGGTGCGCCCGGCGAATGTCTTCCCACCCGTTTTCGGGCTGTTATTTGGCCCAGCTGGCGCCTGGGGCGCCGCCATCGGTAACTTAATTGGAGACCTGTTTGGCGGCACTTTGGGAATGGGCTCAATCTTCGGTTTCTTTGGGAACTTCTTCCTGGGTTTCATCCCTTACAAGATGTGGGGTGCAACCTTTGGCCTGGTGCCCAAGAATGACATGAAACAGAATACCAACAGCTTCAAGAAAGTGTTGGCTTTTGAACTGGTTTCACTGGTTGCTGCAGCAGCCTGTGGCGTCATTATTGCCTGGTATCTCGATTTAACCGGTATTGTTCCCTTTGCCTTCCTGGCAATCACCATCACCGTGAATAACTTTGCTGCTTCCGTTGTTCTGGGCCCCATCTTGTTGCTGTTGCTGTATCCGCGTGTCAAGCGCTGGGGTTTGGTGTGGACGGACATCATGGCTAAAGAAGATGTTGCTAAGGGCTTTGCTAAAACCATCGGTTCAATTCTCATGATCGTTGGCGCAATCGGCGGGTTGATTGTCGGCGTGCTGGTGGCCATTGGCGTTGCGGGTCAGCAGTTGTATGGGTTCACAGGAGCACAGGGTCAGGTTGCGGTCTGGTTGTCGGTTCTGCCATTCCTGCTGATGATCATTGTCGCCAGCGTGATGCTTTCCGGTCAAGAGCAGTTTGTAGAAGAGTTGGAAGATTAA
- a CDS encoding MTAP family purine nucleoside phosphorylase: protein MDAAIIFGTGIYLIKGFNGVEKTIETPYGPALVNIGTYEGFELAFLARHGLDHTTPPHKINYRANIKALQILGVKHVLATNAVGSITRVIPPMGLGLLTDFLDFTSGREFTFFDGGNSGLAHTNMDVTYCPVLRKKILDLAPEFDLKIHPEAVYVATNGPRFETPAEIRMYAQLGGDVVGMTGIPEVVLARELGMHYAAVAYSINWAAGLEQEMSFVGDQMADIKQRLTMLLVNTLKAQLDETCGCEQAVMMMHEPVRIS from the coding sequence ATGGACGCAGCGATCATTTTCGGAACCGGCATTTACTTGATTAAGGGGTTCAATGGTGTGGAAAAGACGATCGAAACGCCCTATGGCCCGGCGCTGGTCAACATCGGTACATATGAGGGTTTTGAACTGGCTTTTTTAGCCCGGCACGGGTTGGACCATACAACTCCACCGCATAAGATTAATTACCGGGCAAATATCAAGGCGTTGCAAATCCTGGGAGTTAAGCACGTGCTGGCAACCAACGCGGTAGGCTCAATTACCCGCGTCATTCCCCCGATGGGCTTGGGATTGCTGACCGACTTCCTCGACTTTACCAGTGGTCGGGAGTTTACCTTTTTTGATGGAGGGAACTCAGGTCTGGCTCACACCAATATGGATGTGACCTATTGTCCGGTTTTGCGCAAAAAGATACTGGATCTGGCACCGGAGTTTGATTTGAAAATCCATCCAGAAGCTGTGTATGTTGCCACGAACGGTCCGCGCTTTGAAACACCGGCTGAGATTCGCATGTATGCCCAATTAGGCGGCGATGTGGTAGGAATGACAGGCATCCCCGAGGTCGTGTTGGCCAGAGAACTGGGAATGCACTATGCTGCGGTTGCCTATTCGATCAATTGGGCGGCTGGCTTAGAACAGGAAATGAGCTTTGTAGGCGACCAAATGGCAGATATTAAGCAACGTTTAACGATGCTGTTGGTTAATACTTTAAAAGCACAGCTTGATGAAACCTGTGGTTGCGAACAGGCTGTGATGATGATGCACGAACCGGTTAGAATATCATAA
- a CDS encoding s-methyl-5-thioribose-1-phosphate isomerase: MQLSEINALLPFLLRRENVARYEDGAVVMCDRRKYPFEKAFHRCHDVEDAARAIEDMVTQGGGPQYVGLYAMAMLAGQVADQDSVKQREAFQTARQRLVRTRPTNTSLARLLERAIGIMYDALDEGQSVEAKLLEWIEHIRDLSYEKHLKCGQFGASLIDDGDGILTMCFAETSLLMTLAIAKQQGKNMQVFTPETRPYLQGARLTAPSIHEIGVPVKIITDNMPAHVISEGKIKKYFTAADLVTLDGHVVNKIGTFQNALAAHHYGVPYFVFTQAADKQKPNRASIEIEARDPEEIRTCRGVATTLPEIDAYYPAFDITPPEYVAGVITQHGILSPYDLARYFG, from the coding sequence ATGCAGTTAAGTGAAATCAATGCCCTATTGCCATTCTTATTACGGCGAGAAAACGTCGCCCGTTATGAGGATGGGGCAGTGGTGATGTGCGATCGGCGAAAATATCCCTTCGAGAAGGCTTTTCATCGTTGCCATGATGTCGAAGACGCCGCAAGGGCAATTGAAGATATGGTGACCCAGGGCGGCGGTCCACAATATGTTGGTTTATACGCCATGGCTATGCTGGCAGGACAGGTGGCGGATCAGGACAGCGTCAAACAGCGGGAGGCTTTTCAAACGGCTCGCCAGCGATTGGTCAGAACCAGGCCGACCAATACCAGCCTGGCGCGCCTTCTGGAACGCGCCATCGGGATCATGTACGACGCCCTGGATGAAGGTCAATCGGTCGAAGCAAAGCTGTTGGAATGGATTGAGCATATTCGTGATCTCAGCTATGAGAAACACCTTAAATGCGGTCAGTTTGGCGCCAGTTTGATTGATGATGGAGATGGCATTCTGACGATGTGCTTTGCAGAAACCTCTTTGTTGATGACTCTGGCGATTGCCAAACAACAGGGCAAAAACATGCAGGTCTTCACGCCCGAAACCCGGCCTTATCTGCAGGGTGCTCGCCTGACGGCTCCCAGTATCCATGAAATTGGTGTACCGGTTAAAATTATTACGGATAATATGCCTGCCCATGTCATTTCAGAGGGTAAAATTAAGAAATACTTCACCGCGGCTGACCTGGTAACCCTGGATGGTCACGTGGTTAACAAAATTGGCACATTCCAGAATGCATTGGCAGCCCATCATTATGGTGTGCCGTATTTTGTTTTCACCCAGGCGGCTGATAAACAAAAACCCAACCGGGCATCAATTGAAATCGAAGCCCGGGATCCTGAAGAAATCAGAACCTGCCGGGGTGTGGCCACCACCTTGCCTGAAATCGATGCCTATTACCCGGCTTTTGACATCACTCCACCGGAGTATGTGGCAGGTGTGATCACCCAGCATGGCATCCTCAGCCCGTATGATCTGGCGCGTTATTTTGGATAA